A single window of Chloracidobacterium sp. DNA harbors:
- a CDS encoding serine/threonine-protein phosphatase codes for MFTVEIHATSHIGRVRKGNEDNYLVLNITGAKRWTGSQDDGEFIVESQSFEVDSNGVVIAVSDGMGGALAGEVASTMAVETVSEQILGDDDIDKTIEPSVYEHYLINKLYEATLFANQLIHNQGRTDPQYQGMGATFTGIGITPEAADVIQVGDSRAYLVRNGKIYQVTKDQSLVQQLIDAQQISEAEAETHTLKNVILQALGAQNEIYPVSARVTPNRDDIFLICSDGLSNKVSAGSMQRIVQDNFDDLQNACVELIREANENGGEDNITVILAKFSGEGLPAPEGDEVKLELIDLGGIHDTADQDTAEII; via the coding sequence ATGTTTACAGTTGAGATACACGCCACATCGCATATCGGCCGCGTGCGTAAAGGTAACGAGGATAATTATCTTGTGCTGAACATCACCGGAGCCAAGCGCTGGACCGGTTCGCAGGATGATGGGGAATTTATTGTCGAGTCTCAATCGTTTGAGGTGGACAGCAATGGCGTGGTCATTGCCGTCTCGGACGGTATGGGCGGAGCGCTTGCCGGCGAAGTCGCCAGCACGATGGCGGTCGAAACCGTCAGCGAACAGATACTTGGCGATGATGATATCGACAAGACGATCGAGCCCAGCGTTTACGAACATTACTTGATCAACAAACTGTACGAAGCAACTCTATTTGCCAATCAGTTGATTCACAATCAGGGCCGCACTGATCCGCAATATCAGGGAATGGGTGCGACCTTTACCGGGATCGGCATTACGCCGGAGGCGGCAGATGTGATCCAGGTCGGTGACAGCCGTGCATATCTCGTGCGTAACGGCAAGATATATCAAGTCACCAAGGATCAGTCGCTCGTCCAGCAGTTGATCGACGCACAACAAATTTCCGAAGCCGAAGCCGAGACGCACACGCTGAAGAACGTGATCCTGCAGGCTCTCGGTGCGCAGAATGAGATATATCCGGTTTCGGCCAGAGTAACGCCTAATCGTGACGATATATTTTTGATATGTAGTGACGGACTGTCAAACAAGGTTTCGGCGGGAAGTATGCAGCGGATCGTCCAGGATAATTTTGACGATCTTCAAAATGCCTGTGTCGAGCTTATTCGCGAGGCCAATGAGAATGGCGGTGAAGACAATATCACAGTCATTTTAGCCAAGTTTAGCGGCGAGGGCCTGCCCGCTCCCGAAGGCGATGAGGTCAAACTCGAACTGATCGATCTAGGCGGCATTCACGACACCGCGGATCAGGACACGGCCGAGATCATCTAA
- a CDS encoding cystathionine gamma-synthase — protein MGFSTTAIHAGNEPDIATGAVSVPIYQTSTYAQDGLGQHKGFEYARTQNPTRSALEKNIAALEGAKYGFAFASGMSAIDATLKLVKAGDHVILGDNTYGGTFRLFSRVLSEYGVEFDLVDTSDATNLEPAFKPNTKMVFVETPTNPVMTVTDLKAVSDLAHAHGARVVCDNTFMSPYFQRPIEFGVDIVVHSTTKYLNGHSDSVGGFVALNDEKDAEWIGFIQNSVGAILSPFDSFLVLRGTKTLAVRMEAHDKNGRMVANFLAEHPRVEKVFYPGLASHPQHELAKRQQSGFGGMVAFETGSLANAKKVLESVKLCTLGESLGGVESLISHPASMTHASVPQDKRESLGITDGLVRVSVGIEDVEDILADLDQALS, from the coding sequence ATGGGGTTTTCTACAACGGCAATTCACGCGGGCAACGAGCCTGATATCGCGACCGGAGCGGTGAGCGTACCGATCTATCAGACGTCCACATACGCACAGGACGGACTGGGGCAGCACAAGGGTTTTGAGTATGCACGTACGCAAAATCCAACGCGGTCGGCGCTTGAGAAAAATATTGCGGCACTCGAAGGTGCCAAATATGGATTTGCATTTGCCTCGGGAATGTCGGCGATCGACGCGACGTTAAAGCTCGTCAAGGCGGGCGACCACGTCATCCTTGGTGACAACACCTACGGCGGCACATTTCGCCTGTTTAGCCGCGTGCTTTCGGAGTATGGTGTCGAGTTTGACCTGGTCGATACGTCGGATGCGACCAATCTGGAGCCGGCATTCAAACCGAATACGAAGATGGTCTTTGTCGAGACGCCGACCAATCCGGTGATGACCGTGACGGACCTTAAGGCGGTGTCGGACCTCGCTCACGCCCACGGAGCACGTGTCGTTTGCGACAATACATTTATGTCGCCGTATTTCCAGCGTCCGATCGAGTTCGGCGTGGACATCGTCGTTCACTCGACGACCAAATATCTTAACGGCCATTCGGACAGCGTCGGCGGGTTTGTCGCACTCAATGATGAGAAGGACGCTGAGTGGATCGGCTTTATTCAGAACAGCGTTGGTGCTATTCTCTCACCATTCGATTCGTTTCTGGTGCTGCGCGGCACTAAGACTCTGGCGGTGCGAATGGAGGCACACGATAAGAACGGACGGATGGTCGCGAATTTTCTGGCTGAGCATCCGCGAGTCGAAAAGGTATTCTATCCGGGCCTTGCATCGCATCCGCAGCACGAATTGGCAAAGCGGCAGCAGTCCGGATTTGGCGGTATGGTCGCCTTTGAGACGGGATCGCTGGCTAATGCAAAAAAAGTTTTGGAAAGCGTCAAGCTTTGTACGCTTGGCGAGAGTTTGGGTGGTGTCGAGAGTTTGATCTCGCACCCGGCATCAATGACACACGCGTCGGTGCCGCAGGATAAGCGTGAGAGCCTCGGTATCACCGACGGCCTTGTCCGTGTTTCTGTCGGTATCGAAGATGTCGAGGACATCCTTGCGGACCTTGATCAGGCGCTGAGTTAA